In one Rutidosis leptorrhynchoides isolate AG116_Rl617_1_P2 chromosome 8, CSIRO_AGI_Rlap_v1, whole genome shotgun sequence genomic region, the following are encoded:
- the LOC139863967 gene encoding protein ALP1-like, whose protein sequence is MSSSSSSSHGDFTNYTLNLLDQVDNSSDDGVNSRRYVHRDHYDAHNRLMDDYFDESCKYTEDQFKHHFRMRASISPHLKITAALRQLAYGYTLDALDEYLQMSERVGRESLLNFTMCIIDLYNSDYLREPSLHDIQRLYEGHERIHGFPGMLGSIDCMHWAWAKCPVAWRGQYMRGDHSHQTIMLEAVASYDNWIWHAYFGVAGSNNDLNVLNTSDLFNSMLNEEMPDVPFIANGVEYKRGYYLADGIYPTWASFVKGFSSAVDEKRTYFTRQQAAARKDVKRTFGILQGRWHILQQPARAYARNQMRRLMYTCIRLHNIIIEDNGYNFAVNDWVYEPPQHIQRTWIERCDARARRTRELLDREVHEGLQSDLVEHLWALREFN, encoded by the exons atgtcTTCATCTTCGAGTAGTTCGCACGGCGATTTCACAAATTATACCCTCAACTTACTTGATCAAGTTGATAATTCTTCGGACGATGGTGTAAATTCTCGTCGTTACGTTCATCGTGATCATTATGATGCTCATAATCGTTTGATGGACGATTATTTTGATGAGAGTTGTAAATATACGGAAGATCAATTCAAACATCATTTTCGGATGCGTGCC AGTATTAGTCCACATTTAAAAATCACCGCCGCACTCCGTCAGCTAGCATACGGTTATACACTGGATGCTTTAGACGAGTATCTGCAAATGAGTGAACGAGTTGGGCGGGAATCTTTGCTAAACTTTACTATGTGCATTATTGACTTGTATAATAGTGACTACTTAAGAGAGCCGTCTTTGCATGACATTCAGCGTTTATATGAAGGCCATGAAAGGATTCATGGCTTCCCGGGCATGTTGGGTAGcatcgattgtatgcattgggcatgGGCAAAATGTCCAGTTGCGTGGAGAGGCCAATATATGCGAGGCGATCACAGTCACCAAACTATTATGCTTGAAGCTGTCGCGTCGTATGATAATTGGATTTGGCATGCGTATTTTGGTGTGGCGGGTTCAAACAATGACTTAAATGTTTTAAACACTAGTGATTTGTTCAACTCAATGCTCAATGAAGAAATGCCCGATGTCCCTTTTATTGCGAATGGCGTGGAATACAAAAGAGGGTATTATTTAGCCGACGGGATTTATCCAACATGGGCGTCATTTGTGAAGGGATTTTCAAGTGCCGTTGATGAAAAACGTACTTACTTTACAAGGCAACAAGCTGCTGCTCGCAAAGATGTGAAAAGAACTTTTGGGATTTTACAGGGTCGTTGGCATATTCTACAACAACCCGCCAGGGCATATGCGAGGAATCAAATGAGACGGCTTATGTATACGTGCATCAGACTACATAACATCATTATTGAAGACAATGGTTACAACTTTGCCGTGAATGATTGGGTGTATGAGCCGCCTCAACACATACAACGTACTTGGATCGAAAGATGTGACGCTCGTGCTAGACGAACAAGGGAGCTACTTGATAGAGAAGTGCACGAAGGCTTACAATCGGATTTGGTTGAACATTTATGGGCTCTTCGAGAATTCAATTAA